Proteins encoded within one genomic window of Eublepharis macularius isolate TG4126 chromosome 10, MPM_Emac_v1.0, whole genome shotgun sequence:
- the POU4F2 gene encoding POU domain, class 4, transcription factor 2, whose product MMMMSLNGKQPFGMAHAGGGGSLHEPKYSALHSASPGTSAAAAPPASSPSSTSAGSGAGGRSSAPSSSSSASSSTSTSEALRRACLPAPPSNIFGGLDESLLARAEALAAVDIVSPGKSHHHHPPHHSPFKPDATYHTMNTIPCTSAASSSSVPISHPSALSGTHHHHHHHHHHHQPHQALEGELLEHITPGLALGAMTGPDGSVVSTPGHAPHMASMNPMHQAALSMAHAHGLPSHMGCMSDVDADPRDLEAFAERFKQRRIKLGVTQADVGSALANLKIPGVGSLSQSTICRFESLTLSHNNMIALKPILQAWLEEAEKSHREKLTKPELFNGAEKKRKRTSIAAPEKRSLEAYFAIQPRPSSEKIAAIAEKLDLKKNVVRVWFCNQRQKQKRMKYSAGI is encoded by the exons atgatgatgatgtcgCTCAACGGCAAGCAGCCCTTCGGCATGGCCCAcgccggcggcggcggcagcctgCACGAGCCCAAGTACTCGGCCCTGCACTCCGCCTCGCCCGGCACCTCCGCGGCCGCCGCGCCCCCGGCCAGCTCGCCCAGCAGCACCAGCGCCGGCAGCGGCGCCGGCGGCCGGAGCAGCGCcccgagcagcagcagcagcgccagcagcagcaccagcaccTCCGAGGCCCTGCGCCgcgcctgcctgcccgccccgcCG AGCAACATATTCGGCGGTCTGGacgagagcctgctggcccgcgCTGAAGCCCTGGCGGCAGTGGACATCGTCtcgcctggcaagagccaccaccaccacccgccgCACCACAGCCCCTTCAAGCCGGACGCCACCTACCACACCATGAACACCATCCCTTGCACCTCGGCTGCCTCCTCGTCCTCGGTGCCCATCTCGCACCCTTCCGCCCTCTCcggcacccaccaccaccaccaccaccaccatcaccaccaccagccTCACCAGGCGCTGGAAGGGGAGCTCTTGGAACACATCACGCCCGGGCTGGCGCTGGGGGCCATGACGGGCCCGGACGGCTCAGTGGTCTCCACGCCGGGCCACGCTCCCCACATGGCCAGCATGAACCCTATGCACCAGGCGGCTCTCAGCATGGCCCACGCCCACGGGCTGCCTTCGCACATGGGCTGCATGAGCGATGTGGACGCGGACCCGCGGGACTTGGAAGCCTTCGCTGAGCGGTTCAAGCAGAGAAGGATCAAGCTAGGGGTGACCCAAGCGGACGTGGGATCCGCGCTGGCCAACCTCAAGATCCCCGGGGTGGGGTCCCTAAGCCAAAGCACGATCTGTAGATTTGAATCGCTCACTTTGTCCCACAACAATATGATCGCCCTCAAACCCATCTTGCAAGCATGGCTGGAAGAGGCAGAGAAATCACACCGGGAGAAGCTCACCAAACCAGAGCTCTTCAATGGGGCTGAGAAGAAAAGGAAACGCACCTCCATCGCAGCTCCCGAAAAGAGGTCCTTGGAAGCCTATTTCGCCATTCAGCCACGTCCTTCCTCTGAAAAAATAGCGGCTATCGCTGAGAAACTGGACCTCAAGAAGAATGTGGTCCGGGTCTGGTTCTGTAAccagagacagaaacagaaacgGATGAAATATTCCGCTGGGATTTAA